In Sphingopyxis macrogoltabida, the sequence CGGTTCGCTCGAGTATCTCCTCGGGCGTAAGCACCCCGCGATCGAGGCGGCGAAGCTCAGCATGAATGCCGTGCCGCGACAGATAGCAGAGCGCGTCCTCGGCGGGCACCCGTCCCTCATCCGGCCCGACCTGCACCATCGCCACGCTGCCCGCGCCCGCCATCAACGGCCCCGCGGCGCGCAAGGCGTGCGCGGCTTGCGGGCTGCCGTTCCACAGGATCATCACCGGGGCATCAAGGTCGAGCGGCGGGCCTTCGGCGGGCAACGCGAGCACGGGCGCGGGCACGGTCATTGCGAGGTCGCCCGCCAGCGTCGGCTGCGCGAGGCCGCGCCGGTCGCGGGGGCCGAGCGATACGATGGCAAGATCGGCTAGCGTCGCGGCGAGCGAGAGCGCCGCGAGCGCATCGCCGTCGGCGATGGCGACGTCCCAGGGCACATCCTCGCGCGCGAGCTGCGCCGCGAGCCGGGTCTCGAGCTCGGCATCGGCAAGCTGCGCCTTGGCGAGCTGTTCGCGCGCCAGATACATGCCGCCGAAGGGATCGGAGGCGATGAACTGCTGGAAGGGCGAGCAGATCAAGAAACTGAGATGAGCGCCGAGGCGCCGTCCGATAGCGAGCGCCGTCTCGGTGCGCGCGGCCATGGCCGGGCTGGCGTCGGCGTGAATCAAAAGATTTCGCATGTCTTGCTCTCCTTCATGATGGAGAGGGAAGCGCTTATGCGCGCCGCCTTCATTGACCCTGATCAACAAATCCGCGCTTTCAGGCCGGCCGGCACAGTGGGTCGCTCCGTATAATTACGAAATGCGCCGACCGCGCGGGGCGTTAGCCTGACGTCGCAAAGGAGCAAGCGATGCCGAGACCCAGTCCATTGACCCCATTTCGCGCGCACCCGTGCCGGACTCCGGTGAATCGCGCGCCGGCGGACCCGCGACGCGAGCAAAGCCGTATCGCGGGCACCCTCACCCTTCGCCCTTCGCCGCTCCGGCGGTCCGATCCAAATCAAGGAGACAGAGGATGACGCTCACCAATGCGCCCGACACCACGCTCAGCGAGGCGACCGAGACCTGCCTGCAGACCCGCAGCGGCGTCGACCTTCGTCTCCGGCCGGTCGCGGAGAGCGACGCGGATATCGTCGATCATTTCTTCGACGGCCTGACGGCGGACGATATGCAGTTCCGCTTCCTGAGTGGCCAGTCGCACCTGTCGAGCGCCCAGCTCGCGGCGATGATCGGTGTCGATCACCGCCATCGCGAGCATCTGCTCGCGTTCGATGCCGCGACCTCGGAGCTGATTGCGAGCCTGCTGATTGCTGCCGACGATGGGTTCGTGACCGCCGAGGTCGCGATTTCGGTCGCGCCGGCGTATAAGACACGCGGCGTCGGCTGGACCCTCCTCAACCATGCCGTCGATCTCGCCCGCGCCCGCGGCCTCAAGACGTTGCGGTCGATCGAGAGCCGCGCCAATCGAGGCGCGATGGAGGTCGAGCGGACGCTGGGGTTCAAGGCGAGCGACTATGATGGCGACGCCACGCTCGCTCTGCTCGAACTCGAGCTTCGCTGACCTTGGCCATCGGGTCGGCGCCCGGCAGGCAGGCGGCTGGAGACACTCCCAATGGAGCAACGCTTTCATGCCATGCAGCTCGACACGCCGGGCGCACCGCTGCACCGTGTCGAACGCGCGATGCCGGCCCCGGCAGACGGCGAAATCAGGATCGCGATCACCGCTTGCGGCGTGTGCCGGACCGATCTCCATATCGCCGACGGCGACATCAGCGGCCGGCATCCGATTGTCCCGGGCCATGAGATCGTCGGCCGCGTCGATGCACTCGGCGCGGGCGTCACGCGGTTCGGGCTTGGCGAGCGGGTCGGCGTGCCCTGGCTCGGCAGGAGTTGCGGCACCTGCCCCTATTGCGCTGCGGGCCATGAAAATCTCTGCGACGCGCCCGAGTTCACCGGATTCACGCGCGACGGCGGTTTCGCTTCGCATGTCGTCGCCGATGCGCGATTTTGCCTCGCAATCCCTGCCGCCTTCGACGATCTTCATGCGGCGCCTTTGCTCTGCGCCGGCTTGATCGGCTACCGCGCCTATCGCATGGCGGACAGCGCGAAGGCGCTCGGCCTCTATGGTTTCGGCGCCGCCGCACATATTCTCGCGCAGCTCGCGATCGCCGACGGCACCGATGTCTACGCCTTCACACGCGAAGGCGATACCGCTGGTCAGGATTTCGCCCGCCGCCTCGGTTGCGCCTGGGCGGGCGCGTCGACCGAAGCACCGCCGGACCCGCTCGACGCAGCGATCCTCTTTGCGCCGGTCGGAGCACTGGTTCCCGAAGCGCTACGCCATGTCCGCAAGGGCGGACGCGTCATCTGCGCCGGCATTCATATGAGCGACATCCCGTCCTTTCCTTATGCCGATCTCTGGGAGGAAAGGTCTATCCGGTCGGTCGCCAATCTGACCCGTGCCGATGGCGCAGCGTTTCTCGAAGCCGCGGCGCGCTGCGGCGTGCGGACGCATGTCACCGCGCTACCGCTCGCCGACGCCAATCGCGCGCTCGACCGGTTGCGCGCCGGCGAAGTCGAAGGCGCGCTCGTCCTCGTCCCCGAGGGCGCGCCTAGGGGGAATCCCTAATGGCGCGCCCGCACCAGCGGCGCGAAAGTGGCGAAGGCCAGATCGGCCTGTCAGGAGAGACTGCCATGGATCGTTTCGAGCGAGACCCCGCCAGCGCGGCGCGCCCTCCCGAATGTCCCGATTGCGACCCGCCGGCGCAGCCCGACAAGGCCTATCCGGAGACGCCGGCACCGGACCCCGATCGCCAGCCGCTGCGCACGTCGCCGGAGGCACCGGTGCTTCCCGACAGCCATCCGGAAGCCACGCCGCGCGAATATCCCGAATAGCTGCGCGCGGCCGGACAAGACCTCAAGGGCTTGCGGGCGGCGTGCCGCTGCGCGTGAGCCTCGTCACGGCGTCGACAAGCATATGCTCGCGCAAGGGCTTTTCCAGAACGAGCGCGAAGCCCGCCTCGCGCGCGCGCGCGCTCAGTTCCCCGGACGGATAGGCGGAGATCAGGATGGCCGGCCCATCCCAGCCCTGCGCGCGCAGCGCGCCCAGCATCGCGATCCCGTCGCTGCTCTCGAGCCGGTAATCGACGATCAGGCAGTCGGGCGCGGCACGCGCCGCCTCGGCGAGCGCGGGATCGGCGGCGGGCCAGGCCTTCACCGCAAATCCGCGTCCCTGCAGAAGCAGGAGGAGCGAGCGGCGCACTGCCGGGTCATCCTCGACGATAAGAATGGTCGGCGGTGCCTCGCTCCAACCCGATCGGGCGATCAACATGTCCATGGTCCCGTTATCGAAGCTTTGGCATGGCGGCAGGTTTCCGGCCGCTACCGGCCAGGTCTTGCAGAATTGTCGGGCTCGCCCTTTCGGAGGTGCGAGCCCGAAGCCGGAAAACAGGGCCGGGGGCCACCGATCAATGGCTCATGAGCAGGGGGAATTTGCTCTTCGTCAGCAGATTCTTCGTGGTGCCGCCGAAGGTCTCGCGCAGCCGGCCGCGGCCGTAGGCGCCCATCACGATATAATCGGCGCGGAACATCTTTGCCTCGTCCGAGATCAGGAAATCGGCGTGAAACTTGCCGATGTCGGTCTTGCGCACATTTGCCGCGATGCCGTGGCGCGACAGATAGGCCGCGGCATCCTCGGGCACGATATGATTGTCGGACCCTTGCGCGGTGAAGATCTCGACCTCTTTCGCGAAGACGAGCAGCGGTACAGCGGCGCGGAGCGCGGCCGCCGCCGAGGGGCGGCCGTCCCACGCGACGAGCGCGCGCTCGAGCTCGAAGCGTTCGAGCGTCTCGGGCACCGCCAGCACGGGCGCACTCGCGCGCGCGACAATGCGGCTCGCGATGTCGCGCATGTCGGGCATCGGAAAGCCGTCGAGCGCGCGATTGAGGATGATGAGGTCGGCGAGGTCGGCTGCATCGAGTACCGCATTCGCGATCTCGTCCATCGCGTCGATCCAGCTCCAGCTGACATCCTCGCGCGACAGGCGCTCGCTGATCACCGACTTGTTCTTCGCCTCGCTTTCGCGCTCGTCGAGGATGACGACGGTTTCGGCAAAGCCGAACCCGTCACCGGCGATGAGGGGATAGGGCGTGACGTCGATGCAGGTCAGATGGCCTTCGACCGCGCGGGTGATATCGAGCGCCGCCTGCAGGCGAGCTTCCTGGCCATGGTCGTCATGTACGAGCAACAGGATATTCTTCATGAGCCGTCTCCTTGGTTTCTGCGCCGAGACTATGTGTCGTCAGCCGAGGCCGATATGCGCAATGATACGGATAGAAAGGCGGCCGCCCGGATGTCCGGACGGCCGCAGGGGGGTCGCCTCTTCCCCAGGCGAGCGGGATCAGCTGTCGACCGCGAGATAATCCTCGACGTCGGTCACGCCGGGCGCCGACCAGGCAGCGAGCTCGGCCATGCGCCGCTCGCCCCACGCCTTGACCCGGCCGCGCAGTGTGACCGTGCTGCCCTCGGTGGTGACCGATACGCCGCTTGCGTCGAGACCCGCCTGGCGCTTGAACGCCGCTATGATCCGCGCCTTGACGTCGGCAGGGGTGGGAATATCGCCGACCTTGATCAGGTTCGAGACGCCGGTGACCCCCGATATCTGCCCCGCGGCGCGCGCGACTTCCTTTGCGATGAAGTGCCAGTCGACGGTGCCGGTCAGCGTGACCCAGCCGCGCTCGACCTTCACCTTGATCTGCCCCTCGGGGATCGCGACCGTCCAGCCGATCATGTCGACGATCCGCTTGGCGATTTCATGGTCGGCGGTCTTGGGATCCGACGCGAAGCGCACTTTCAGTTCCTCGGCGAGCGCGCGAACCCCCGCGACGCGCCGTACGGCGCGCTCGGCCGCGACCTTTTGCGGAAAGCTCTTCACATAGCCCGCCAGCGTCACGACGCCGTCGTTGACGGAGACGCCGATATCGGCGTGATCGACGCTCGGATCCCATTCGAGTTCGGCGACCACATCATCCTGCAGCTGGCCGTCACTCTTCTTCTGCATGATCTTTCTCCTTCGAAAGAAATCCGGCTCGCGTTGCGAGCGGACCGAAGCCGGCGAACATCGGCAAGAACCGCCGGCGCGTGCGGGCAGCCTTACCCGGGACGAAGGGTGCGGCTTATCCGCAACTTTCCGTAAGGAGAGCTCCGCTTGGGAGCTTCCCCGATTCTGCCGTCGCGGACTGCTCGCTAGGTCCCGATTGCGCTCCGGCGCATCGCGGCGACGAGGGTCCGCCCGGCACAGCCCGCCGCCGCGATCCCTCTCGATTTTCAAGAAGGAGCAAGCTGATGAACGATCTGACCCCGACCCGCACCGCGGGTAGCCAGCCCGCTGAGGCGGAGCTTGGCGCGATGAACTGGCTGCGCGGCGAGCTCGACCGCATGTTCGAGGAATTCGCTCTCCCCGGCCGCAGCCTGCTGAGCTATGTTCCGCGGCTCGTGAGCCCGCTCCCGGCGGTCGAGCTCGTCGATACCGGCCCGGCCTACAAGCTGACCGCCGAGCTCGCGGGCCTCACCGAGAAGGACATCCGGCTCGAGGTCGCCGACGGGGTCCTCCTGCTCGCGAGCGAAAAGGAGGAATCCTCCGAGCGCCGCGAGGATGGACATCTGATCAGCGAGCGGCGTCACGGCAGCTTCCGGCGCCGCATCGCCCTGCCCGCCGACGCCGATGCCGACAAGATCGAAGCGAAGTTCAAGCACGGCTTGCTCAGCGTCGAGATCGCGAAGACCGAAAAGGCGCGCGATCACGCTCGCAAGATCAAGATCGCCAGCTAGGCAAACGGGCCGGAACCGCAGACGCGGCTCCGGCCCTCCCGCTCGATCTCGCGCGATTCCCTCGCACCGGAGTTATATCATGCCCCCTGGTATTCACACCGACCGGCACGGCGAGGCGCTGCTTCGGCTCAAGCTCGGATCGGCGATGCTTTCGCTTGTGATCTGCGCGTCGTTGATCCTGTCGCTCGCTCCGCGGCTGTGGCCGTAGGACCGGACGCGCCGATATCGGCGCCTAGCGATCCGGCGCGCCTTCCTCGTCCCCGCCGAGAATCTCCGCTGGCACCGGGCTTCCGGCGCGCAGCGAATCGGGCGTGATGATCACGCTCGTTCCCGCGACCAGAAGCGGGCCGAGCAGCGCGCGCAGATCGGCCGCGATGTGGACGCGCCCGGCGAACGACGTCGGTGTCCTCGCGGCGATCGCGCCCGGGAGGGGGACTTCCGTCCAGGCTGCCGGCCCCTCGACACCCGACCGCCGGATGAAAGCGGAAGTGCCCGTCATCGATCCCTCGATGCGCGCGGGCGCCGAGCCGATGATCGTTCCGTTGCGAAGGATCAGGATCCGCTGGTCTGTGGCACTGGCGATGATCGACAGGGGGCCGCTGGGCGCGCGTTCGGGCGTCCAGAGCAGCGCGCCATCGGAAGGGCGCGTTTCGGTCATGGCGAGCGGATCGGTCGGGGCCGCACGCGGCACCGCTGCGGCATCGGTGACGATGACCGTCATGCCGAGCCGGGAGACGCCATAGAGGAGACGGGCGAAGCCATGCGGCAGGCGAATGCAACCGTGCGAAGCGGGGTAGCCCGGCAAGGTGCCGCCGTGCAGCGCCACGCCGCCCCAGGTCAGCCGCTGCATATAGGGCATCGGCGCATCGTCGTAGAGGCTCGAGCGATGGTCGACGTCGCGCTGGAGGATGGTGAAGACACCGGTCGGGGTTTCATGGCCGGCCTTGCCCGTCGAGACAGTGGTAATCGCGATCGGGACGCCATTGCGGTACAGCGTGCCGCGCTGGGTCGCAAGACTCACGATCATCATCAAGGGCCCGCGCGGCGCGATCTCGGGCGCCCAGATATAATCTCCGGGCTTCAACCGCTCGGCGGCATCGAGCACGCTCCCATGCGGGCTTGAGGGCTCGGCCGAGGCCGCGAGTGGCAACAGCAGCGCCGCTCCCAGCAAAAGCACTGCCCTTCCGGCGAGCTTCGCCCAGGTTCCCACTTTCTCAACCGGCCATCGCTGCCACTCGGGCGCGGTCGTTGATCCGTACCGCGCGCCTCGAGGGCAAGTCGACGAGGCCGTCGCTGCGCATGCGCGTCAGCTGCCGGCAGGTCGTTTCGATCGTCAGCCCCAATATGTCGGCGATCTGTTGGCGGCCGAAGGGGAGCTCGAACCCGCCCGGGGTCTCGCTGGCATCGGCGGGCAGCCGCTCTTCCATGTCGAGAAGGAAGGAGGCGACCTTTTCGGGTGCCGACTTGCGGCCGAGCAGCATCATCCAGTGCCGCGCGCGGTCGAGCTCGTCGAGCGTGCGATGGAGCAGTTTCTGCTGGAGATGCGGATGGCGACCCGCGAAATCGTCGAACTGCTGGCGATTGAAGATGCAGACCTCGGCGTCGGTCATAGCGGTGACCCGGTAGGGGCTTTGCTTGCCGAACGGGCGGCCGATAAAATCGGAAGGGAAGACGAGCCCGACGATCTGCTCGCGGCCATCGGCGGTGGCGACGACCAGCTTCAGGACGCCCGACAGGACATTCGCGACCGTCGGGGCTTCGTCGCCTTCCCAGAGCAGGGTGTGACCCGCCTTCACGCGCTGCCGCCGCCCCATGCGGCCGAGTTCGGCGGCTTCGTCGGCGGCAAGGCTGGCGCAGATGGCGCGGCAGCGTACGGCGCAGGATGCGCAATCGCTCATCGCCGTGCGCCCGCAAGCGACGCGCGCTCCGCACGCCACTCCGTTGCTTGGCGGTCGCGGCCTGGATAGCGGAAAAGATGTGGCTGACCCCTCATGCGGCCGGGAATAGCGGCTCTGCATGCGCCCGTGATTACGCAACTGTACGTATGTGGTGCGAGGAAAGGCCCGACCGGCGCGAACCGCCAGGGGCGTAAGGGCTATTGCGTAACGACAGGGCGCGCGTCCCGGCGCAATCCGGCGAGACAAATCCGCGACGAAAGGACCCAGGATGAGCGAAGCCGGCCACGATCTTCATGCGCTGTTTCCGGACCACGGACCGGCGCTCCATGCGCTCAAGCTTGGCAGTTCGAATTTTCGCCAGCTCGCCGATGAGCATCATGACCTTCAGAGCCGGATTCAGCGAGTCGAGGCCGGTCTTGCGGCGGTCGCCGACGACCAGCTGGAGGACCTCAAGAAACGGCGGCTGTTCACCCTCGACGAGATTGCCGCGCTCATCGCGATCGAGGAGGAGGCGTGATGCACAGTCTTTCCGAAATACGCGCGGGCCTGGTCGTGCGCCTCGACCAGCTCGCAGCGGAGGTTGAGCGGCTGGAAAGCGAGCAGCGCGTGCCGCTCGACGACGATTCCGCCGAGCAGGCTGTCGAGCGCGAAGACGACGAGACGATCGATGCGCGGCAAAGCGCCGCAACTGAGCAGATGAAGGCAATCCGGCTCGCGATCGCGCGTCTCGATGCCGGCCATTACGGCCTCTGCACCGCGTGCGGCATCCCGATCGATGCCGCGCGCCTCGAAGCCGTTCCGCACACCGCGCATTGCATCGACTGCGAGCGCGAGTTCGGCGGCTGAACATACGTCCGGCGAACGACATGATCGAATCCCTTCCCGACGCCAACCTGCAGCAGCTCGCCGGCATCGGACTGGCGCTTCTTCTCGGGCTGCTTGTCGGCATCCAGCGCGGCTGGAGCCTGCGCAACGAGACCGCGGGCAGCCGCTTCGCGGGTGTGCGGACCTTTGCGCTGTTCGGCCTTGCAGGCGGCATCGCGGGAGCTACCGGATCTCAAAGCCCGGCGATCGCGGCGATTGTCGCCGGGGCTGCAGCTGTCCTCACCCTCATCGGCTATGCGAAAACCGCGCGGGCGCCCGAGCAGCTGAGCGGGACATCGAGCCTCGCGGCCCTCATCACGCTCGGTTGCGGCTATCTCGCGGCCAGCGGTCGGAGCGAGATGGCGACGGTGGTCGCCGTCGCCATGACGCTGGTGCTTGCGCTGCGCACCGAGCTTCATCGCTGGGTTTCCGGTCTCAGCGATATCGAGGTCGGCGCGATCGTCCGGTTCGCGCTCATCGCGCTCGCCATATTGCCGCTGCTGCCCGACCAGCGCTTCGGCCCCTATGACGCCTGGAATCCCCGCCAGCTCTGGCTGGTCGTAGTGTTCGTCTCGGGCTTCTCCTTTCTCGGCTATATCGCAGCGAAACGCTTTGGCGCCTCGCGGGGCACGCTCGTAATGGCCGCGACCGGCGCGATGGTTTCCTCGACCGCGGTGACCGCAGCGCTCGCGATGCGCGTGCGCGATGGCGAGGAAAGCGAGGCGATGGCCATTGCCGGCATCGGCGCGGCGTCGGCGGTCATGCTGATCCGCGCGATCATCCTGACCCTGTTCCTCGCGCCGGCAGCGATGCCGGCCTTCGGCTGGCTTGCGGCACCCGCCGCGCTGGTGAGCGGCGGCGCGATGTTCTGGGCTTTGCGGAGCCGCCGCAAGGAAAGCGCTGCCAACCGTCCCGTCGAGCTCAAGAACCCGTTCCGGCTCGCGCCGGCGATCGGCCTCATGCTGCTCGTCATGGTGCTGACCGTCGCCGCACGCTGGATGATGGCGATGGTGGGCGAACGCGGCCTCGCGCTGGTCATCGCGCTTTCGGGCCTGGCCGACGTCGACTCGGCGATCATCACGGTGGGATCGCTACCTCCGGGTCTGCTCGAGGGCCAGATCGCGACGATCGTCATCATTGCCCCGGTGCTCGCCAACACGCTGTTCAAAGGGGCCACCGCTCTGGCGATCGCAGGGCTGCGCAAAGGATGGAAGCTCGCCTTGCCGCTTGTGCTGAGCGTTGCAGCCAGCCTCGCGGTCCTGCCAACCCTTCTCGTCTGAGCCCGATCGGACGCCGCATGGAGTGGCCAGAGGTGGAATGGTTTCAAAAGGGGGCCTTCGGTGACCGCAGCAACAGACCATAATGAAGGACCGCCGACCCAGCCGGCGAACCTTTCGTCAAACCCGCGGACATTTCTTCGTGCGCTCGGTCCGGGCCTGATCGCCGGCGCCGCCGACGACGATCCGAGCGGAATCGGAACGCACAGCCAGATCGGCGCGGCATTCGGTTACCGGCTCTCCTGGACCTTCGTGCTGAGCTTCCCGCTGATGGTGGCGATCCAGGAGATCGCCGCCGAGATCGGGCGGGTTACCGGCGCAGGGATCGCGCGCAACCTCCGCCGGCATTATTCGCGTCCCCTGCTCTGGTCGATGGTGTCGCTGCTGCTCGTCGCGAACATCATCAATCTCGGCGCCGATCTCGGCGCGATGGGTGCGGCGCTGGCCCTGCTCGCCGGAGGCAAGGCCGGACTCTATACCTTGTTGTTCGGGATCCTCAGCTTCGTCCTCGAAGTCGGCCTTAGCTATTCTCGCTACGCCGCAATCCTCAAATGGACGACGCTCACCCTCTTTACCTATGTCGCGGTGCTGTTCGTGGTGCATGTTCCATGGGGCACGGCCCTCACGGCGCTGCTGCTTCCCGACATCGAACTCAATGCAGCCTATGCCACGGCGTTCGTCGCAATCCTCGGCACGACGATCAGCCCCTATCTCTTCTTCTGGCAGGCGGGGCAGGAGATCGAGGAACAGCATCGCCATCATGCCAAGCCGCTCTGCCTGACGCCCGCGGCAGCCGATGGCGAGTTCAGGCGCATTCGTGTCGACACGCTGACGGGCATGGCGTTCAGCACGCTCATTTCGCTCGCGATCGTCTTCGCGACCGCGGCGACGCTGCATGCCGAGGGCATACGCGATATCGCCACATCGGCGCAGGCCGCCGAAGCGCTGCGTCCACTCGCCGGGCCGTTTGCTTTCGCGATGTTCGCGCTCGGAATCATCGGCACCGGCCTTCTCGCCGTCCCGGTACTGGCCGGATCGGCCGCCTATGCCGTCACCGAGATGGCGGGAATGGCAGGTAGCCTCGACGCCAAGC encodes:
- a CDS encoding universal stress protein — protein: MRNLLIHADASPAMAARTETALAIGRRLGAHLSFLICSPFQQFIASDPFGGMYLAREQLAKAQLADAELETRLAAQLAREDVPWDVAIADGDALAALSLAATLADLAIVSLGPRDRRGLAQPTLAGDLAMTVPAPVLALPAEGPPLDLDAPVMILWNGSPQAAHALRAAGPLMAGAGSVAMVQVGPDEGRVPAEDALCYLSRHGIHAELRRLDRGVLTPEEILERTAKEMAPGLIVMGAYGRPRLRETLFGGVTRYLLEAAPAPLLLAH
- a CDS encoding GNAT family N-acetyltransferase produces the protein MTLTNAPDTTLSEATETCLQTRSGVDLRLRPVAESDADIVDHFFDGLTADDMQFRFLSGQSHLSSAQLAAMIGVDHRHREHLLAFDAATSELIASLLIAADDGFVTAEVAISVAPAYKTRGVGWTLLNHAVDLARARGLKTLRSIESRANRGAMEVERTLGFKASDYDGDATLALLELELR
- a CDS encoding zinc-dependent alcohol dehydrogenase family protein, whose protein sequence is MEQRFHAMQLDTPGAPLHRVERAMPAPADGEIRIAITACGVCRTDLHIADGDISGRHPIVPGHEIVGRVDALGAGVTRFGLGERVGVPWLGRSCGTCPYCAAGHENLCDAPEFTGFTRDGGFASHVVADARFCLAIPAAFDDLHAAPLLCAGLIGYRAYRMADSAKALGLYGFGAAAHILAQLAIADGTDVYAFTREGDTAGQDFARRLGCAWAGASTEAPPDPLDAAILFAPVGALVPEALRHVRKGGRVICAGIHMSDIPSFPYADLWEERSIRSVANLTRADGAAFLEAAARCGVRTHVTALPLADANRALDRLRAGEVEGALVLVPEGAPRGNP
- a CDS encoding response regulator yields the protein MLIARSGWSEAPPTILIVEDDPAVRRSLLLLLQGRGFAVKAWPAADPALAEAARAAPDCLIVDYRLESSDGIAMLGALRAQGWDGPAILISAYPSGELSARAREAGFALVLEKPLREHMLVDAVTRLTRSGTPPASP
- a CDS encoding universal stress protein produces the protein MKNILLLVHDDHGQEARLQAALDITRAVEGHLTCIDVTPYPLIAGDGFGFAETVVILDERESEAKNKSVISERLSREDVSWSWIDAMDEIANAVLDAADLADLIILNRALDGFPMPDMRDIASRIVARASAPVLAVPETLERFELERALVAWDGRPSAAAALRAAVPLLVFAKEVEIFTAQGSDNHIVPEDAAAYLSRHGIAANVRKTDIGKFHADFLISDEAKMFRADYIVMGAYGRGRLRETFGGTTKNLLTKSKFPLLMSH
- a CDS encoding BON domain-containing protein; amino-acid sequence: MQKKSDGQLQDDVVAELEWDPSVDHADIGVSVNDGVVTLAGYVKSFPQKVAAERAVRRVAGVRALAEELKVRFASDPKTADHEIAKRIVDMIGWTVAIPEGQIKVKVERGWVTLTGTVDWHFIAKEVARAAGQISGVTGVSNLIKVGDIPTPADVKARIIAAFKRQAGLDASGVSVTTEGSTVTLRGRVKAWGERRMAELAAWSAPGVTDVEDYLAVDS
- a CDS encoding Hsp20/alpha crystallin family protein; protein product: MNDLTPTRTAGSQPAEAELGAMNWLRGELDRMFEEFALPGRSLLSYVPRLVSPLPAVELVDTGPAYKLTAELAGLTEKDIRLEVADGVLLLASEKEESSERREDGHLISERRHGSFRRRIALPADADADKIEAKFKHGLLSVEIAKTEKARDHARKIKIAS
- a CDS encoding L,D-transpeptidase family protein, which produces MLLLGAALLLPLAASAEPSSPHGSVLDAAERLKPGDYIWAPEIAPRGPLMMIVSLATQRGTLYRNGVPIAITTVSTGKAGHETPTGVFTILQRDVDHRSSLYDDAPMPYMQRLTWGGVALHGGTLPGYPASHGCIRLPHGFARLLYGVSRLGMTVIVTDAAAVPRAAPTDPLAMTETRPSDGALLWTPERAPSGPLSIIASATDQRILILRNGTIIGSAPARIEGSMTGTSAFIRRSGVEGPAAWTEVPLPGAIAARTPTSFAGRVHIAADLRALLGPLLVAGTSVIITPDSLRAGSPVPAEILGGDEEGAPDR
- a CDS encoding Crp/Fnr family transcriptional regulator, yielding MSDCASCAVRCRAICASLAADEAAELGRMGRRQRVKAGHTLLWEGDEAPTVANVLSGVLKLVVATADGREQIVGLVFPSDFIGRPFGKQSPYRVTAMTDAEVCIFNRQQFDDFAGRHPHLQQKLLHRTLDELDRARHWMMLLGRKSAPEKVASFLLDMEERLPADASETPGGFELPFGRQQIADILGLTIETTCRQLTRMRSDGLVDLPSRRAVRINDRARVAAMAG
- a CDS encoding YdcH family protein codes for the protein MSEAGHDLHALFPDHGPALHALKLGSSNFRQLADEHHDLQSRIQRVEAGLAAVADDQLEDLKKRRLFTLDEIAALIAIEEEA
- a CDS encoding TraR/DksA family transcriptional regulator, with amino-acid sequence MHSLSEIRAGLVVRLDQLAAEVERLESEQRVPLDDDSAEQAVEREDDETIDARQSAATEQMKAIRLAIARLDAGHYGLCTACGIPIDAARLEAVPHTAHCIDCEREFGG
- a CDS encoding MgtC/SapB family protein, with the protein product MIESLPDANLQQLAGIGLALLLGLLVGIQRGWSLRNETAGSRFAGVRTFALFGLAGGIAGATGSQSPAIAAIVAGAAAVLTLIGYAKTARAPEQLSGTSSLAALITLGCGYLAASGRSEMATVVAVAMTLVLALRTELHRWVSGLSDIEVGAIVRFALIALAILPLLPDQRFGPYDAWNPRQLWLVVVFVSGFSFLGYIAAKRFGASRGTLVMAATGAMVSSTAVTAALAMRVRDGEESEAMAIAGIGAASAVMLIRAIILTLFLAPAAMPAFGWLAAPAALVSGGAMFWALRSRRKESAANRPVELKNPFRLAPAIGLMLLVMVLTVAARWMMAMVGERGLALVIALSGLADVDSAIITVGSLPPGLLEGQIATIVIIAPVLANTLFKGATALAIAGLRKGWKLALPLVLSVAASLAVLPTLLV
- a CDS encoding NRAMP family divalent metal transporter produces the protein MTAATDHNEGPPTQPANLSSNPRTFLRALGPGLIAGAADDDPSGIGTHSQIGAAFGYRLSWTFVLSFPLMVAIQEIAAEIGRVTGAGIARNLRRHYSRPLLWSMVSLLLVANIINLGADLGAMGAALALLAGGKAGLYTLLFGILSFVLEVGLSYSRYAAILKWTTLTLFTYVAVLFVVHVPWGTALTALLLPDIELNAAYATAFVAILGTTISPYLFFWQAGQEIEEQHRHHAKPLCLTPAAADGEFRRIRVDTLTGMAFSTLISLAIVFATAATLHAEGIRDIATSAQAAEALRPLAGPFAFAMFALGIIGTGLLAVPVLAGSAAYAVTEMAGMAGSLDAKPLSARLFYGTIAATTLAGASLSAIGIDPARALYWAAVVNGVLAAPLMLVMMLIARNPRAMGRLVISRRQSWSGWAATAVMTAATLLFFFFLVTGDI